In a genomic window of Longimicrobiales bacterium:
- a CDS encoding zinc-dependent alcohol dehydrogenase, translating to MKALTWHGRSDVRCETVPDPGIVDPTDAVVRITSTAICGSDLHLYDGFNPFMEKGDVLGHEPMGIVEEVGSDVKRIRPGDRVVIPFTISCGSCWACRDGLYSVCQTSNRNAELAQKMMGHTTAGLFGYSHLTGGFAGGQAQYLRVPYADVGPVRIDSDLPDEQVLFLSDIFPTGWMAAENAEIQPGDTVAVWGAGPVGQFTIQSAWMLGAGRVIAIDRVPERLEMARTAGRAETIDIRDASVYDTLQEMTQGRGPDRCIDAVGLEAHSVGSIDAVYDKVKTMLFMETDRAHVIREAIYCCRPGGTVSIPGVYLGFVDKFPLGAFMNKGLTLKTGQTHVQRYLEPLLQRIETGEIDPSFVVTHTVPIDEGPDMYRIFRAKDDGCIKVVLKPWD from the coding sequence ATGAAAGCGCTCACGTGGCACGGCCGCTCGGACGTGCGCTGCGAGACGGTACCGGATCCCGGGATCGTCGACCCGACGGATGCCGTCGTGCGCATCACGTCGACCGCCATCTGCGGCTCGGATCTGCACCTGTACGACGGCTTCAACCCGTTCATGGAAAAGGGCGACGTGCTCGGTCACGAGCCGATGGGGATCGTCGAGGAGGTCGGCAGTGACGTGAAACGTATCCGACCGGGTGACCGCGTCGTCATCCCATTCACGATCTCGTGCGGCAGCTGCTGGGCGTGCAGGGACGGGTTGTATTCCGTCTGTCAGACGAGCAACCGCAATGCCGAGCTCGCGCAGAAGATGATGGGTCACACCACGGCAGGGCTGTTCGGCTACTCGCACCTCACCGGCGGCTTCGCGGGCGGACAGGCGCAGTACCTGCGCGTGCCGTACGCGGATGTCGGGCCGGTCAGGATCGACTCCGACCTGCCCGACGAGCAGGTCCTCTTTCTGTCGGACATCTTCCCCACCGGGTGGATGGCCGCGGAAAACGCGGAGATTCAGCCCGGCGACACGGTCGCGGTCTGGGGCGCCGGCCCCGTCGGCCAGTTCACGATACAGTCCGCGTGGATGCTCGGCGCGGGTCGCGTCATCGCGATCGATCGCGTGCCCGAGCGACTCGAGATGGCGCGCACCGCCGGACGCGCCGAGACGATCGACATCCGCGACGCCTCCGTCTACGACACGCTGCAGGAGATGACCCAGGGCCGCGGCCCCGATCGCTGCATCGACGCCGTCGGGCTCGAGGCGCACAGCGTCGGCAGCATCGATGCGGTCTACGACAAGGTGAAGACGATGCTGTTCATGGAAACGGACCGCGCGCACGTGATCCGCGAGGCGATCTACTGCTGCAGGCCCGGCGGCACGGTCTCGATCCCGGGCGTCTATCTGGGCTTCGTCGACAAGTTCCCGCTCGGCGCCTTCATGAACAAAGGCCTCACGCTCAAAACCGGTCAGACGCACGTGCAGCGCTACCTGGAGCCGCTGCTGCAGCGCATCGAGACGGGCGAGATCGATCCGTCGTTCGTCGTGACGCACACCGTGCCGATCGACGAGGGACCGGACATGTACCGGATCTTCCGGGCAAAGGACGACGGCTGCATCAAGGTCGTGCTGAAGCCCTGGGACTGA